Proteins from one Telopea speciosissima isolate NSW1024214 ecotype Mountain lineage chromosome 1, Tspe_v1, whole genome shotgun sequence genomic window:
- the LOC122651971 gene encoding peptidyl-prolyl cis-trans isomerase CYP26-2, chloroplastic-like: MVLDVELTKKTGSDLNSDNLLKEWEKKKEERPVTKNLANSRSIVARDPSEPQLKLIAHRGKLEIEQGIIGVDSDGTEFCDLLLETFRNLNASSQIEFYDLLLETFRNLHASSLLVDKRAIVAEML, encoded by the exons ATGGTGTTGGATGTCGAGCTAACAAAGAAGACAGGCAGTGATTTGAATTCAGACAATCTCCTCAAggaatgggagaagaagaaggaggagcgTCCAGTAACCAAAAATTTGGCAAATTCAAGGAGCATTGTAGCCAGGGACCCATCAGAACCACAGTTGAAGCTCATTGCACATAGAGGGAAATTAGAGATTGAACAAGGGATAATTGGAGTTGATTCCGATGGAACAGAGTTTTGTGATTTACTACTGGAAACGTTCCGGAACTTAAATGCCTCATCACAGATCGAGTTTTATGATTTACTATTGGAAACATTCCGGAACTTACATGCCTCATCACTGCTC GTTGATAAAAGGGCTATTGTTGCAGAGATGCTTTAA